A stretch of DNA from Pangasianodon hypophthalmus isolate fPanHyp1 chromosome 2, fPanHyp1.pri, whole genome shotgun sequence:
TGTCCTTTCCTGACAGCAGGTCCATAGTGACAGCCGGCACAGCGTAGGTGTTTCCTCCTGTTACTCCTTGCAGATTAACGATGTCAGCCTCAGCGTAATGGGGAACTCCTTCTTGAGTGCTGGACTGAGGGGACTTGGATGCTGTGTGTGAAGTGTTGATTCAGTCATTTAAAATTAAGACAACTGAAAGGAATGTCTGTTCATCATTTCAGAGGAAATCCCTACATAATATCAACATACATGTCTGTAATGAACGATTTACTACCTACAGTATGTGCTGCTGACCTTCTGATTTTACAGCAATGCAGttctaacatttattttaacatacCAACTAGGGACTATATTCAGAGTCGGTGACTTATATTCAAAAGATACGTCAATATTTACATGGTGAATGTTACTTGTAttcagtattaatataaaagcaagaaaattttaaataaacaaataaaaaagactaatacgATGAAcaagaagatggcaagcattcaAATAAATTTCTGTTAGATGTCTTATATTGCCATTATAGCGTATGTATGCTGCTTGAATGGTCgaagttgtaattatcacattaacaaGTGGATGTTTGGTTTTTAACACTATGGTTTCTACCCTCATTACTTGACAGcacataaaatagcacttgatccagcacatcttattatttttgctgtttttttaagtatattGTGCTCCGACAGTTACTTGTGCACACACCTTAATGAAGCCACGAGTTTCTACATCGAAGACAAGAAATTTAGTTTATCAAACATTAAATTTGCTATTATAAGTTGTcgtattaataaattaatgccAAATTTTTCTTAATTTGATGTGCATCCTTTTAAGAAAACAtgattaagatgctgtctcctccGATCtccatgtgaaaaaataacTTTGTGGACTTTAAAGGGACAATACAGTTAATTAGTGTCATATTTactatgtatttaatatttgccTCAAATGGCActgcactgatttttttaaaaatcatatttacaaCACAAACCATGAAGTTCAGAATACTATGTACAATTTCAGTATAAACTTCTCACTATACACTCATtattcaactctgaatatggccctctATCTttctgtgtgaatttgtgttatgtagtcatgtttttttaaatatttattgacttCAGTTTTGTGTTAGCCCGGGAAACTGTGTCGAAATGTTTGTTCGTGGCACTGAAGCATGTACGCTACAGATGCAGTGCacttgaaaaaacaaacattggATTATTCTTTTAATAAGGAGAACTCACCAGTGTCCTCTGAGACCTGGGAGACATCGGGCAGCTTGCGGACAAGGCGTGAGGGCTCTTGGTAATCTGCTCCGAGCGGGAAGATGCGCTCATAGGTGGAGCTGGACTCCTGCTCGCTGGGTGCTGATGAGGTCAGGTTGTTGTTACAGCTGAAGGCCTCACTCTGGATTGACAGACTAGCAGTTAGCTCATCATCAAGCATCCTCCGAGAGACCTAAAAATAAAGCGGGAACAGTGAAGGATGTCAAAAGAGCAGAAAACATTTATAGTGCAGCAGGTGTACAGGAACACTCCTCAAGAAGTGTATTAATGTGCATTCTGTTTCTATATTCAATTTTTGCCACATctgcatttatatatttctatatttaatttttactacatTTGCATTCtgtttctatatttaatttttactacatctacaattctcactgaaatacacacagttTCCTCCAGATTTCTTCCTCAGAATTATATATAGCTACACCCTATATATactattattcatatttaatattatcgGCTTAATTATTAGACTAGTAAGTAAGTAGTAATTAAGTAATAGTATAACACAatactaatattaattaatatttgttaaactAAAAATGACAGTAAGGTAGGTTTATATGTCATTAGGTGGAAGTCATTAggtctcatttttcttttaggTTTTTAAATGTATAGAAGAAGCTGTGAGtgtggagatggagaggaacTGTAATCCAGAGGTTTTGGGCTGCGTCATTTAAAACTCTGCGTCTTGAGTGAGTCACAAGGAACGAAGACAGGTAACTCAGAAATAAGAATCATTAATTACACAACAGATCTTACCTTCTCCAGCACCTTCTGCCAGACTTGTCTCCAGAGTATGATGACGATGATGGCCAccaagatgaagatgatggccaccaaacagccaatcagaattcGAGTGTTGCTGTCGTCTACTTTGTGAACGGGGTTATCCCCTGGAGGAGGGGatacaaaatgaaaagaagCTTTAGAGTTTAGGTGAGATAGATTTAGTGGCTCCACTGACTCTATTGTGTCTGAGCACAAAGACTTAGTGGAGCGGAAAGGAAATGATCAGCAGGAGGTCTAACCTGGTTGGGTGTTGGGTGGAGCGCCGGTCTTGCGGGGAGCTAAAGTTGTGTTGTACATCGCTGTATCTGGAAAAGCAAGTGAAGCCAATTATTGTGAAATGTTCATGAATAATATCCTTGTATTTTTTGGTTACATCGAATAGTTCAGCAGTTTGCCGTTTACactgagtaaataaaaagttaGATCTCTCTgctaagaaaaatacacaatgaGTTCATAATGCTTTTGCTATTAGTAATTGGTAATGGTAAAGATTATTGTCAGTGGAGTATCCATGCTAACCTGACTGAAAGGTGATCTCACTGAACATCATCCACATGTCAGAGAAGTAATACTGACACTTGATGGCACTAGCCATGTGGTTTTGGAGGGAGACGGTAACAAAGCGAGCACTGGGGTTGACGTCGTCCATCACAGGACTAAAAGACACAGGTGTTGGCTCCCAGTCCAAGTCTGAGCGGAAATAACACACCACCTTCTGGAAGACCTTCACTCTCTGAGAGAACATGTTGTTGCAGTGCACCTGAAATAAGCACAGagttcaaaagagagaaagatagacatTCAGATGTAAGAATAACAAGAGATATAATCAGATATAGTCAGCTTCTGAATTATTCATcgaaatatactgaatataatgaataacaTGTAATGATTGATATTTGGAGCTTAAACATATATAGAAGGGGTATAGTTTTAACacaactttaaaaacaaacaaaattactTTCATCTTTTGAGTACCCATTGtaccattttttaatttttatttatttattttgcaaatcACTGGTtcaaaaattattggcacccttacaGTCTGTCTGACACTATTTTctcttttactattttatttctgGACTATTTTTTTAGTCCAAAACTACAACAGCACTTTaagcttcattttaaatgtatgaaaggtgctatataaataatgttatttattattactattatttttgaTGAAGCCTTGTCTGGTGCGAATAACAGAACTGCACCCTTCCCGTTAAGTCTAAAACATTTGGATTTACTTGGAGAGTATCTCcttcatgcagaacattttaagctcctttatGTTCTGTGATTTGTGCATGCTGATTCTTCAAATCCAATCACAGAATTTTAAACCATAAGAGTTCTGAGAGGACTGAGATTATTGGAAAAGATTGATTTTGCATCCTGCAGACATTTCTGCATGGGTTTGGATGTAACCTGGCATGAGCTTAAGGCTTaaatatcctggtacttagAATTCATGATGATTCACAAAAGGATTTTACATTTCTACTGTCTAGTCTACAGTACCCTGTATttttgagaaaaacaaaatagctcaaaatatttgtatattaacgataaaaaatttaaagtaaatttgTTCTCAAATTGTTTGGATCATTGTgtgtagtatttattttatatacttagTTAAACCCATTCTcttgaaaggtgccaataattctgcagcTTACTGTGTACTCAATTATAGCAAAAGCtgattagctaaaaaaaaaaaaaagaaacacatgaATGACATAGTCTCAAAACCTTCATAGTGGTGAAGTTGCGTGTTCGGTCGAACTCAAACATGATCTCTACATATCCATTGGGGAAGCTCTCGTTGGTCCAGCCCACATAGTCATAGCCAGGCCACACATTGTAGACATGACTGAGAGTAAAATCGTCCAGACCACACATACCATCCGTCAACTGGCCCAAACCTTCTGTCatactgcagagagagagagagagagagagagagagagagagagtgagaaaggtTGATGCACATTGGACTCTTTACTACACAATTATGGCTATGATTATCCTCCTGTTCAGcaaatgtatgtataaattGGACTGGACAATACCATAATATGATGTaataaatttttcttttctcatacATTGTGGGTATAACCAATACTTTTATAACACCGACTATCCCCAATGTTTCTGATAGTTTACCGCAGTCGGTTAGACGTTAAAATATATCAAATCTGAAGTGGACATAGCTTGGGTGCCTGGGACAAGCATTTCACGTCTGGGATATTAGTTTATTTTGTGGTTGCCCAGTAGACAAATAGGCTCAAGCataaaagagcaaaaaatgATTCCTTACTGACTTTCTCAAAACAAAAGATTCATTTGGAATGTAGTTATGTTCAAATTAAATGTGCTTCATGGTGGTACAATGCAccttaaagctgtaactatagtACATGCTTccaaatcccaccacctgctgcacaaCACACATCCGGCAGCAGAAAGATTTTTACTAGGTGGATTAGTTATCATGTGCACATAACAGGCagtcttttcagaatcaggaacaggCAGGCATGTGGAAACTTATCATACAGTTAAACATATCGAGAGACAATAAACTAACTCATTGTATCTTTTATGTGAAGGAGCAGAGAACATTACATTTCATAACCGAAACATTCAGCAgcgacttgctgactttttgtttgCCAACATGAAGTGCTACATGATTGTATATTTGTTCATTTCCCTTAGTCTATATTAaagcacttaactagctaactaactccccatacagtatatttaatatagtgtatttaatatagataatatttacattatcTACTATTAGATTTCCGGACAACCAAAATATGGAGCTGGCAGCAAATTAAAGCTTTTACATGTATGGTCATCTAACTAAcagatttatgatttgtccacccttaaaattttatacattttcctctcttctctgtgttgaataatttatttatgaagatgttaaataaaagtattattaaaTGATCACTTTAACATTATGGTTTTGCTGACCATCTGTTAGCAAACCAAAATACAGTGATAAAGATTGTGTTGTGAAAATGCTGTCAGGTATcagatgtaatatttttatatatattaattgctCTCTACAGTTCACTGAGTTCAGGGAAAAATGTGTCGACCTGTTGGGCCACAAGGGGGCAATACTGTTTTAATAAACACCAGCACCTTCACCAGCACTCAAAAAGAGGTGTTTCATTAAGCGGTTTAATGACTGTGACAATGTGGGGTGTACTTTGTGGTATTTtgtttagacacacacacaaacacactgtcatGGAAGTCATTGTTCAGGAAGACACAATTTTAgaaacgcacacatacacacactcatggaAAGCATTATTTAGGAAGACATGAGTCAAATCCTTCCATGAACATTGAAACCACCTTCATCATCTCTGTGTCTTGTTGTAGTCATGGCAACCAATAACACTGGGACTCTGGTTCTTCTTCATCCTAAGTGTATTAAAACCAATTTCCCTTGTCCCAAGCTTTCCGTAAACCACACAGACTTGTTTCAAACAACTCAGAGTTAGCGTGGGAGGACTGCAaccacaatatacacacacatattaaacaCAAATACTGGCTTGGAATATCTTTATTGTTTATAGGCTCTGAAACGGAGACCTGCTGTTCTTCCTGTTACTGTTACAAGCTCAAAATGGACAATAGTATTACAGTCTGTTTGGCTTAAATTAGATTAAGCAGGAAGCAACATTGCACAATTCCTTCCTGAGCCCAAAGCTTCTCTtcagaaacagattttattgAACCGACCTGTAAAGTATGGCACCGTCATACACAGAGTCATTGAGGTAAACCTCCTGATCATGGAGGATCATCTCCTGGCCAAGCGGAGCATTGTACGACACCAGGCCATCTGCAAACAGACAGATAACAATGATGGAAAAGGAATCAATTATTTTAacaggaaaacagaaaacatgtttttttcatttgtgtttttgggAAAATCATTGAGAGCCACTGatgaacatgaaaaatgaataattaaaaacagcTTTTACAAATCACATACAATAGGTATATAACAAAATTTTTGGATGTGATGTATGttcattttacagaaacataTGTGTGACACATAAATATTTGTCAgccctgttactcatttaagaacAAAATGAAGCCATTAACAAAGCTAGTAGGATTGATGTCTGAGATggtttaatacatttttgaatGGTTACATTTGCTTAGATTCTTAGAtgtttgaaaaatgattttaaaaagtttcatttttaagagTTACAAAGACTAAACCAAGACTAAAGATTAATTCCATGATTGGAACCCCAATCATGGAACCACCCCCACACACtttaaaggttaaatctagGACCCTTAAGGGCTCTTTGGTTTGTCCCACTGGAAGAACCCTCAATCACccaatttcatttatatttctctGCAGTCTGATAAAAGGGTAAAGGGGTTtacaagaaaaagtacatattCAAGCTGAAATAATAATTCTGAAagttttaaatgctaaattatCATTCAGAATAATGGCCTACTTTACAATTCtaacataaaatgttaaaacaaacaaacaaaaaaaaaaaccagaaaacagaaaacatgccagcaaaatacaaattaatctCTGTggcaaaggtttttttttctgactgtaAAATGCTTTTGATTTTTGTCCCATTCAGAGACCCTGGTTAGTCTGTAACAATCGTATAAAGCAACGTGTGTCTTTCGAAGGTCAACCTGTATCTTTTGAATAAATCTGCCATACTTGTAAAATAGTCCTATTTAACAAAACATGTTGGTCAAAAACAAGGGCTTTTCTCCCAGACCAGGGCATTGAGGCCTCCACTGACCTTCTAATGCCACATAGATGTGATGTTTGCaggctttttaaataaacagcaaagatgttcttcttcttacactgtgcacttttctgtataaaacacaatgacgagtagtcttttttttatatcactgtTAACCTGGACCCTTGAGCTGAATGCTAAACTGCAATAAGGAAGtaagtataataaaataatatggaAGGGAATTTCAAAGGGATGTCAGTGGAAGGAAATAAAGTTAGTTGGTATGCATGGGAGATATCATGTAAGACAGCTGGCTACATCTGCTAAGTGTTTTAATGAACAgagacagaataataataataataataataataataataataataataataataattagttattattattatttcttggCTGCTATCTAAGACAAGTGGATTTGTGTCTAGCAGGCAGAAAGATAACTGCAGAAGGCAAAAGGTTGAACTCTTTATCAGTGAATTGCATAATAATTTACAATGGAAGAGCCAACTACTAGATAATGAAAATGGGCTTTTTATACCAGTGAAATATTTACAGGCCATAATATTAATGACATGTTTCACTAGATAGTAATTTTAACATGACCTGGAATGAGAGAGACGTGAGAGTCACTATGACATCGTTGccaagagaaataaacagagacTGTGTTTGTGAGGTTAATAATTAAACTTCACGAACCAGCTTTTGCAAGCATTGACAGTATAGCAGTAACCAAATCACTGCTACATGACTATTATAATTAACTTTTTAATGAGTGTTTTTTCCGTGCTACTAAAATTTATGAATGAGATGAACCCAGATCTACAATGTGTAGTGTTATTACCTAGCCACTCGCAGCCATAGAGCtctacacgcatacacacattcatggaGTGGTCGATGACAGGCATGAAGCGCACAAAGCGTGCAATGATGGGCGGCTCCAGGTCCTTGAGCACAATGTCATAGGCATTCCTGTTACCCTCAATTACCTTTAACAGAAATCAACACACAGCAGCTGATAATgagataaacagtatctgaAGTACTCTATTATGATAATGAGCTATAGTGCTGTGGCATGTAAGTGCAAaatacattaacaaaccaaCAGCACATTCAGAAAGGCATcaacattaactcaaaacagAAAGGGTGGGTGTTGTCTATCTGAATTTGCCATTGTGGTTTTGGgcttgctgttgtgttttctgatttgatgttctgtttttgtgttaCGTGTTTACATTAATTTGTTATGCACTTACTGACCGCCATACTACAGAGCTGTGGAGCATGTATTATTTGTGATATAAGATACTATTAGAGGAAATAGTCTAACATAGCTTGGAACTAGGGTTCTGAACTTGCAGTTCTGCAACTCTGCCAAGGTTTGATTTAAATGGTTAGCAAATTATCAAGCCCTTCATAAGTCAGATCAGGCATGTCATTAGAAGGGAAACACTGGAAACACAACAGGTCACTTGATTCCCAGGACTAGAGCTGAGAACCACTGACTCCACTGCCATATTCAGGTGGCGACGATTCAAGTGGGCCATGAAGTTCAAAAGATATATTAGTGCTGTCATGTTcacatatttaatattgcccTCAAGGGATAGTGTTTTGTACCCAAAACGTGAATTTCAGAATGAAATATTGTACATACAGCAAATTTTCAGACAGCAATGCTGAAATAATAGAGCTCCTTATCAAAGTGGATACTGTTCAAGAAAAAGGCCAGGTTCTTAGTGAATAGTGGATAAAACTCTCACAGCTCTGTTTTGGGCAGTGCTGAAGCCTATATAAATGTCCTGAGGTCTGAAAAATTATGTGCACAATTTGGGTATTACGTCTATGTTAGCACTATGTGTGCAGTATCTATGGCTCATACCTCCTTTCCTTGCCGGTTGCGCCAGGAGATCCAGCGGCTGCCATCGCGACTGTACTTGATCTTGTAGGTCTGGGCAAACTCATTCCCAATGCCTCCCGCGTGTCGCCCCTGAGTGCCCACCAGGGTGATGAAGTGCAGAGAGCGAAGGTCAATCTGCAAGAACTCATTCATGTTCTCTGGTTCAATCGTGCTCTCTGGACACCACGCACCATCCCCTTCCTCTGAATCCAGTCTGCAAAGTCAAGTAAAAACACCCAGGAGGACCAGGAAGTTTAAGCCAAAGTATCATACATGAATGTTTATTTTGGGATGAAGAGGAAGTATTGAGATTTTACAGTCCTACCTGCCATATTTTGCTGCTGTGGACTCAGACCACTGACTTGAAGCTGAAATGTCTTCATCTAAGATCTGCCTTCCAGACATCCCTAGAGGGGATCGACACACACCTGTAGCGAATATAAAGGCCTATTGTTAATGCTTTTTGCATCACAAGTTAAAATCAATCATTCCAGCTCTGTCACCAAACCGCTTAAAGGTAAAACATCCATAACTATAGCACCTTTATGTGGATATGATCGTTGAAACGATGTGACATGAGTTTGAAGATAAAGATAAGATAAAGGTATTCCAGCTAATTTTGTGTGGCTTCTTGAGAATGTAAATGCTATTGAACAGTTATACGGTCTGGAACAGTGTTTTTGGAATcttgttaaataaacttttcaTGATTAATATTCCTTTTTTATATAGTCTGTTTATTAGTGATTTACATTGGTTCTTTAATGAGTTTTTAGCATAAATACCTGTAATCCTGTacatgtaaagcactttgagattgTGTTTTCATcatgaatgaaatgaatcagCACTGAAAATGAACCTCTAGCTAattgttagttagctagctaaccttaGCTGAAACACCAACTTGTCGTTAGCTAAGTTTGCTATCTGGTAATAGTGTCATTAGCTGGCTAAGCAACATTAACCTAGCTAGCTGGCAACCGGAACATCAATTTGTATTtagttatgttagctagctggcaaTAATGCtgataactagctaactaacattacCCAAAACATCAATATTTAGTTATCTGGCAATAGTGttgttagctagttaactagcatTAACTGAAACACCAATTtatagttagctagcttatgtAGCTTGCAAACGTGTTATAGCCAGCTAACTAGCATTTACCAAAACACCAACTTGTAGTTAGCTAATTTATCTAGCAAGCAATAATGCTGGTGTGATTTCTAAGAAAAAATGTTAggtaaaagtgaaaataaatgacatgaCACATTGCACATAAGGCATGCTGTCATTAAATATGGTTCATACATAAAGTTAGCTAACATATATCAGTCTTTGGTGTGTGTTAGCTAGCATAGTTACATGACAGTGTATCCTTGTTTAAAAGACCAACTTACTTCCTACAAATTGCATAGGCATTACTTTCTTAATGCCTTTTTGTAAGAAGCTGTTTTTTCTTGTAAAGCAGCCAATATTTTAAGGTTGGATGATACTGTAGGTCTGCATAGCAAAATCAGAAtcgcattaataataaatgaatcaagcATTTGAGGGCTGGCATGGGTTTAGTTGGagcagaaactggagaaacaCCCCTTTCTCCCACTAACATTGTGGTTACTCTACAGaaatatagtttaaaaatatatagcaCTCTCTTGGCTTGCACCATTTAGAACAGTCACCAGACATCCTGGTTTGGATTGAAACAACGGTCAGAGTCTCACATGCCTCTTGTGTGGTCTTTACAAGGACAGGATTAAAGTAAGCCCACCTTCTGAGAACATTTTCTTACCCTCTTTTAGggttttttctgtaatttaatcCTGATACTACCAAGGTTGCTTGGTATGCTAACTGTTAACTTTTATGAGCTAGAATCTGAATTTTATTACACATGGGACCTGTGTGCTCTAAAAGCAAATGATGGCAAGTCTTTGATCAATATTATTACAATACAGAACCAAGAAGGATGAGGAAGATTTATATAGCTTTACACTTCATTTCCATTTGTCTGGCTGTAGCATGAGGCACCACTGCTGGATGGTATGGTCAAACTCTCACGCAGCAGGATGTACCGGAATAGATGACACACTACACTGGCACTGTATTGCTTTTGGACAGTAATACATCAAGGACTAAGTCTGAGCTTTTATAGTGCTGGCTGAATTAACTAAATTAATTCTTATTAGCATGAAGGTTATAAAAAACTCTTTTCCTCAGACTAACATTCCTCATTCTCATAACTATAAAGCTTTCCTATAATTCTCATTTTAGTTAGTGAATAATTCAtggtagttactgaataataaaatgtgaataagACAAATAACTGAATAAGTGTCACAACAGTACCTCTCCCAGGACAGTACCTCTCCCTGCCAGCAGAGGTCAGTGTCTTCAGAATTTGACTTAGTTGCACATTTCCTAATTACTTCCTGGTTTTCTCACTATATAAGCAGATGTTTTTCAGTTaatctttgcgaagtcttgccattctcTCAAGTTGTCTAAGTTCTGAACTGTTTTCCCTCACTGCCTATTCTGTGTTTGGCACCCCTTGCTACTCAGGTTTTCTTATGCAAGGTATTCATGACTTAAATTGGTAgctatatttatacattaatgaGGTGATGATAACCCCTCCCAGTAGTGCTGAACCTTGCTATAACTTTTAAACTCTTCCTTATTTATATTAGGAAGAACTATGTCTGTTGCATTAAAGGTAACACAACACTTGAGGTAACATTAAAGGTAACACAGAATTTATTTCTGAGAGAAATCCTCATAAATGAAGTAGAGTGACCTATCTGCAGGGTGGTTAAAGCTAAcagaaactaaaaataaaacagaaattaaataaaaaaatcaatgaaactATACAAATTGTCTggaaaaatccacaaaaataaaacaagtagaggcaaattaatttctgtttttgtttttctgcacaAAATGAGTGTGAATTTAACTtgaatttaatttatgtaaaaagTACATGCTTGGTTTCTAATACTAAAACTGTGCAGTGATGAAATCAAGGGGAAAACCCATCAAGCAGAAAGTGGATCTGCATGAAGAtcacaaagaataaaaaaatatataaatgagacTAGCAAAGCCACTAGCACAAAAACTAAAGCTAAAACTGTATCAAAACGGCACAAAACTGAAATCATGAAATCACATTAACATCACAAAATTCTTTGTTTCTTGTGAAAATTTAGAAGCTCATGTTTAAATGCGTCATGGGCTGTATGTTAAAAGTTCACTCGGAAGGGCACAAGCCCTTTCCTAGTCCGCATGGCCTCTCCATCACAACAGCAAGCCTTTGTGCTCCTGCCAGCAACAGCAAGAAGAGTGGAGAAGGACTTTTTGTATCCCTTTTCTTTTTCCGGCTCTCCTCCAAATGTTTGCTTAAAAAGTCAAGATGGGGGAAACCTCAGAGGCCCAGGACAAGCTGATACTGTCCAACATAAGCTGAATCCCCCAACAAAACCTTCTGGTAGATGGGACAGGGCTGTGGTGAATCTGTACACATGAGCCACAGTTTGTGTTTCAACAGAACAGAGGTCATTGCTTTGTGAATGCTCATTGGCATAAAATAAGCCTAGAGGCAAAAGGCAGAGGCGTCCTGACTCTTGTTTTGCAGGATGTTTTTCCACACATACTTAAAATGGTCAGCCTACAGACAAATTAAATGAAGACTGGTCACTCTGTTATGCTGcaggggcatttatttattttgctggcatAATTTGGCACCACTCGTCCCCTTAGAAGgaactgaatggtttgatgaggatgaaaatggtgtaaatcatatgctatgatCTTCACAGTCACTAGATCTCAATTCAGTTGAACAGCTATTAGAGACTTTGGTCCAATATGTCTActatcatcatcaaaacaccaaataagggagtttatttttgaaagaacagtgttcatcgctccagtacagttccagagagtAGAATTGATTCCAAGGCACACTGAAGTTGTTCTGGAGGCTTACTAGGACGCTTGTTTTCCTATCATTTGCCACCCATTTAAagatggtttatattaattcagaATTTATCACTTTCCAAACACCACCTGTGCttatataatgcatttatgAATTATAATATGGATGAATATCAAATTTctaaagaaaacatacatttttgtgCAAACAAttcttaaatttatttatatttttatatctgtttttatGCCCCTTAGATATTTTTAGTAGCATTCcaacctcacagctccagggtccatggATCAAtactgagctctggttactgtttGTGcggaattttgcatgttctccccatgttcgtgtgggtttcctctgggttctccggctTTCTTCCTTTGTCCAAAAGCTTGCAGGTAGGTGGTTTGGCTATGCTAAAATTGtccccaggtgtgaatgtgtgtgtgcgcttggtgccctgcaatggaatGACTTcacatccagggtgaattctcccaacATGTGCATGGGATTGGCTTAGGATCCAccacaat
This window harbors:
- the ddr2a gene encoding discoidin domain-containing receptor 2 isoform X2, which translates into the protein MKARSRFEMNHLWKIIFPLSLLLYLSGNVKSQVNPSVCRSPLGMSGRQILDEDISASSQWSESTAAKYGRLDSEEGDGAWCPESTIEPENMNEFLQIDLRSLHFITLVGTQGRHAGGIGNEFAQTYKIKYSRDGSRWISWRNRQGKEVIEGNRNAYDIVLKDLEPPIIARFVRFMPVIDHSMNVCMRVELYGCEWLDGLVSYNAPLGQEMILHDQEVYLNDSVYDGAILYSMTEGLGQLTDGMCGLDDFTLSHVYNVWPGYDYVGWTNESFPNGYVEIMFEFDRTRNFTTMKVHCNNMFSQRVKVFQKVVCYFRSDLDWEPTPVSFSPVMDDVNPSARFVTVSLQNHMASAIKCQYYFSDMWMMFSEITFQSDTAMYNTTLAPRKTGAPPNTQPDDSNTRILIGCLVAIIFILVAIIVIILWRQVWQKVLEKVSRRMLDDELTASLSIQSEAFSCNNNLTSSAPSEQESSSTYERIFPLGADYQEPSRLVRKLPDVSQVSEDTASKSPQSSTQEGVPHYAEADIVNLQGVTGGNTYAVPAVTMDLLSGKDIPIEEFPRKLLTFKEKLGEGQFGEVHLCEAEDMEEFMDKDFSFDVSENQTVLVAVKMLRADANKNARNDFLKEIKIMSRLKDPNIIRLLGVCMSSDPLCMITEYMENGDLNQFLSRHEPEGMIALLSNAPTVSYSNLQHMATQIASGMKYLSSLNFVHRDLATRNCLVGKNYTIKIADFGMSRNLYSGDYYRIQGRAVLPIRWMSWESILLGKFTTASDVWAFGVTLWETLTFCKEQPYSQLSDEQVIENTGEFFRDQRRQIYLPQPAMCPDPIYKLMLSCWHRNAKERPSFQEIHRVLLENTP
- the ddr2a gene encoding discoidin domain-containing receptor 2 isoform X1, with amino-acid sequence MKARSRFEMNHLWKIIFPLSLLLYLSGNVKSQVNPSVCRSPLGMSGRQILDEDISASSQWSESTAAKYGRLDSEEGDGAWCPESTIEPENMNEFLQIDLRSLHFITLVGTQGRHAGGIGNEFAQTYKIKYSRDGSRWISWRNRQGKEVIEGNRNAYDIVLKDLEPPIIARFVRFMPVIDHSMNVCMRVELYGCEWLDGLVSYNAPLGQEMILHDQEVYLNDSVYDGAILYSMTEGLGQLTDGMCGLDDFTLSHVYNVWPGYDYVGWTNESFPNGYVEIMFEFDRTRNFTTMKVHCNNMFSQRVKVFQKVVCYFRSDLDWEPTPVSFSPVMDDVNPSARFVTVSLQNHMASAIKCQYYFSDMWMMFSEITFQSDTAMYNTTLAPRKTGAPPNTQPGDNPVHKVDDSNTRILIGCLVAIIFILVAIIVIILWRQVWQKVLEKVSRRMLDDELTASLSIQSEAFSCNNNLTSSAPSEQESSSTYERIFPLGADYQEPSRLVRKLPDVSQVSEDTASKSPQSSTQEGVPHYAEADIVNLQGVTGGNTYAVPAVTMDLLSGKDIPIEEFPRKLLTFKEKLGEGQFGEVHLCEAEDMEEFMDKDFSFDVSENQTVLVAVKMLRADANKNARNDFLKEIKIMSRLKDPNIIRLLGVCMSSDPLCMITEYMENGDLNQFLSRHEPEGMIALLSNAPTVSYSNLQHMATQIASGMKYLSSLNFVHRDLATRNCLVGKNYTIKIADFGMSRNLYSGDYYRIQGRAVLPIRWMSWESILLGKFTTASDVWAFGVTLWETLTFCKEQPYSQLSDEQVIENTGEFFRDQRRQIYLPQPAMCPDPIYKLMLSCWHRNAKERPSFQEIHRVLLENTP